The Kribbella amoyensis genomic sequence GGTACTGGGCCCTGTACCTGATGCTGCTGCCGGCCATGGCGTATCTCGCGGTCTACAAGTACGCGCCGATGTACGGCATCATCGTGGCCTTCAAGGACTACTCGCTCGGCGAGGGCATCGTCGCCAGCCCGTGGATCCACCCGTGGTACGGGCACTTCAGCGAGCTCTTCGGGTCACCGTACTTCGGTCAGCTGCTGCGCAACACGTTCCTGCTGTCGATCTACAAGATCGTCTGGGGTACGACGCTGCCGCTGGTGCTCGCGTTGATCCTGAACGAGTGCCGGCTGACCTGGATGCGCCGCTGGGTCCAGACGCTCAGCTACATGCCGCACTTCCTGTCCTGGGTGATCATCTTCGGCATCACCGGCGCGTTCCTGTCCGAGAGCAGCGGCCTGGTGAACCGGTGGCTCGAGCAACTGACCGGCCACTCGGTCGGGTTCCTCACCTCGACGGACTGGTTCCGGTCGGTACTGGTCGGGACCGAGGTGTGGAAGGACATGGGCTGGGGCGCGATCATCTACCTGGCCGCGATGGTCGGCATCGATCCGTCCCGGTACGAGGTCGCGCGGGTGGACGGCGCGAGCCGGCTGCGGCAGATCTGGCACATCACCCTGCCCGGGATCCGCAACGTCATCATCCTGCTCCTGGTCCTGCGCCTCGGCCACGTACTGGAGGCCGGGTTCGAGCAGGTCTACATCTTCTACAACCTGCAGGTGTACCCGGTCGCCGACATCCTCGACACCTGGGTGT encodes the following:
- a CDS encoding ABC transporter permease — encoded protein: MVPTVTRARRYWALYLMLLPAMAYLAVYKYAPMYGIIVAFKDYSLGEGIVASPWIHPWYGHFSELFGSPYFGQLLRNTFLLSIYKIVWGTTLPLVLALILNECRLTWMRRWVQTLSYMPHFLSWVIIFGITGAFLSESSGLVNRWLEQLTGHSVGFLTSTDWFRSVLVGTEVWKDMGWGAIIYLAAMVGIDPSRYEVARVDGASRLRQIWHITLPGIRNVIILLLVLRLGHVLEAGFEQVYIFYNLQVYPVADILDTWVFRTGLENLNFSLAAAAGLFKSIIGLVLILAANRIAKRWDGQLW